CGTAGATCGTGTCGTAGAACAGCGTCCAGGCCATGCCGGAGAGATAGAGCAGCACCGCCGGCAGGCCGAGCGAGCCGCTATGGGCCGTCCAGGCCAGCAATGCACCCCAGTTGAAGGCGATGCCGAGAAAGACCTGCGGCCACCAGGTGAAGCGCTTGGCGAAGGGGTAGATCGCCACCGGCAGCAGCGACAGCACGCCGAGCGCGATGGCCATGGGCGGGAAGGTCAGCAGGATCGCGAAGGACACCAGCGCCTGCGCCGCCGCCCAGGCCAGCGCCTGTTTCGCCGAGACCCGCCCCGAGGGAATCGGGCGCGAGGCGGTGCGCGCCACCGATCCGTCGATATGCCGGTCTGTGAAATCGTTCCAGGTACAGCCCGCGCCGCGCATCAGAAAGGCGCCGATGCCGCAGCCGGCAAAGATCCAGAGATCGAACCAGGAGGCGCGCCCGTCATGCACCATCGACAGCAAGAGCCCCCACCAGCAGGGCAGCAGCAAGAGCCATGTGCCGATGGGCCGGTCGGCGCGCGACAGCCGCAGATAGGGGCGGAGCCAGGCCGGCGCCCAGTGATCGACCCAGTTGCCGCGGACGGCGTCCGCGACCTGGCCTTCTGCCTCTGGCGTTGTTCCGTGCTGGCTCATATGGTGCGCCTCATGACTGCGAAGGTTCGCCTGTTTG
The window above is part of the Salipiger abyssi genome. Proteins encoded here:
- the ubiA gene encoding 4-hydroxybenzoate octaprenyltransferase; this translates as MSQHGTTPEAEGQVADAVRGNWVDHWAPAWLRPYLRLSRADRPIGTWLLLLPCWWGLLLSMVHDGRASWFDLWIFAGCGIGAFLMRGAGCTWNDFTDRHIDGSVARTASRPIPSGRVSAKQALAWAAAQALVSFAILLTFPPMAIALGVLSLLPVAIYPFAKRFTWWPQVFLGIAFNWGALLAWTAHSGSLGLPAVLLYLSGMAWTLFYDTIYAHQDKEDDALIGVKSTARLFGDDATPKWLARFLVVSIALMGLAIIAAAPRGEILQLVILIGGPWAMGWHMLWQLRKLDVNDNDRLLMLFRANRDAGLLPVLFFASALLA